A single genomic interval of Burkholderia cepacia ATCC 25416 harbors:
- the hutC gene encoding histidine utilization repressor: protein MSAPVYQEIKDFILARIHAGEWEEGDQVPSENELAREFKVARMTVNRALRELTAEQVLTRMKGAGTYVARPKYESTLVAIRSISEEVGARGHAYRASVLGLDTIRADEVLADEMQVAVRTKLFHSQVLHFENDEPVQLEERWVNPAVAPDYAEQDFTNTTPNLYLMRAAPLQRVEYRIEAAAPAPERREQLRMDDVEPCLVLHRRTWSQGVVASVANLWHPGSRYRFTGHF, encoded by the coding sequence ATGAGCGCGCCGGTCTACCAGGAGATCAAGGATTTCATCCTGGCCCGCATCCACGCAGGCGAGTGGGAGGAGGGCGACCAGGTGCCGTCCGAGAACGAGCTGGCGCGCGAGTTCAAGGTGGCGCGCATGACCGTCAACCGCGCGCTGCGCGAGTTGACGGCCGAGCAGGTGCTCACGCGCATGAAGGGCGCGGGCACCTACGTCGCGCGGCCGAAGTACGAGTCGACGCTGGTGGCGATCCGCAGCATCTCGGAGGAGGTCGGCGCGCGCGGGCATGCGTATCGCGCGAGCGTGCTCGGCCTCGACACGATCCGCGCCGACGAGGTGCTCGCCGACGAGATGCAGGTGGCCGTGCGCACGAAGCTGTTTCATTCGCAGGTGCTGCATTTCGAGAACGACGAGCCGGTGCAGCTCGAAGAGCGGTGGGTGAATCCGGCGGTCGCGCCGGATTACGCCGAGCAGGATTTCACGAACACGACGCCGAACCTGTACCTGATGCGCGCGGCTCCGCTGCAGCGCGTCGAGTACCGGATCGAAGCGGCGGCCCCGGCGCCGGAGCGGCGCGAGCAGCTGCGGATGGACGACGTCGAGCCGTGTCTGGTTTTACATCGGCGCACCTGGTCGCAGGGCGTCGTCGCCTCGGTGGCGAATCTGTGGCATCCCGGCAGCCGTTATCGCTTCACCGGGCATTTCTGA
- the hutU gene encoding urocanate hydratase, with protein sequence MNHPKHIDPRLDPTRTIRAPRGSEKVCKTWLAEAAYRMIQNNLDPEVAEHPHALVVYGGIGRAARNWECYDQILASLKDLEENETLLIQSGKPVGVFRTHKDAPRVLLANSNLVPHWANWDHFHELDRKGLMMYGQMTAGSWIYIGSQGIVQGTYETFFSVANQHFNGDPSGRWILTGGLGGMGGAQPLAATMAGFSMIAVECDETRIDFRLKTRYVDKKATTLDEALGMIEEAKRTGKPVSVGLLGNAADVFAELVTRGITPDCVTDQTSAHDPINGYLPQGWTVAQWREAQKVDPQSIVKVAKQSMAVQVRAMLALQERGAATLDYGNNIRQMALEMGVENAFDFPGFVPAYIRPLFCEGKGPFRWVALSGDPEDIYKTDQKVKELIPDDPHLHNWLDMARERIAFQGLPARICWVGVKDRYRLGQAFNEMVKNGELKAPIVIGRDHLDTGSVASPNRETESMKDGSDAVSDWPLLNALLNTAGGASWVSLHHGGGVGMGFSQHSGVVIVADGTAEAHERLGRVLLNDPATGVMRHADAGYELAQQTAREAGLKLPMLGR encoded by the coding sequence ATGAACCATCCGAAACACATCGATCCCCGTCTCGATCCGACGCGCACGATCCGCGCGCCGCGCGGCAGCGAGAAAGTCTGCAAGACCTGGCTGGCCGAAGCGGCCTACCGGATGATCCAGAACAACCTCGACCCGGAAGTCGCCGAGCATCCGCATGCGCTTGTCGTATACGGCGGCATCGGCCGCGCGGCGCGCAACTGGGAATGCTACGACCAGATCCTCGCGTCGCTGAAGGATCTCGAGGAAAACGAAACGCTGCTGATCCAGTCGGGCAAGCCGGTCGGTGTGTTCCGCACGCACAAGGATGCACCGCGCGTGCTGCTGGCCAACTCGAACCTCGTGCCGCACTGGGCGAACTGGGACCACTTCCACGAGCTCGACCGCAAGGGCCTGATGATGTACGGCCAGATGACGGCCGGCAGCTGGATCTACATCGGCAGCCAGGGCATCGTTCAGGGCACCTATGAAACGTTCTTCTCGGTCGCGAACCAGCACTTCAACGGCGATCCGTCGGGCCGCTGGATCCTGACGGGCGGCCTCGGCGGCATGGGCGGCGCGCAGCCGCTGGCCGCGACGATGGCCGGCTTCTCGATGATCGCGGTCGAATGCGACGAGACGCGCATCGACTTCCGCCTGAAGACGCGCTATGTCGACAAGAAGGCGACGACGCTCGACGAGGCGCTCGGCATGATCGAGGAAGCGAAGCGCACCGGCAAGCCGGTGTCGGTCGGCCTGCTCGGCAACGCGGCCGACGTGTTCGCGGAACTCGTCACGCGCGGCATCACGCCGGATTGCGTGACCGACCAGACGAGCGCGCACGACCCGATCAACGGCTACCTGCCGCAAGGCTGGACCGTCGCGCAATGGCGCGAAGCGCAGAAGGTCGATCCGCAGAGCATCGTGAAGGTCGCGAAGCAGTCGATGGCCGTCCAGGTGCGCGCGATGCTGGCGCTGCAGGAGCGCGGCGCGGCGACGCTCGACTACGGCAACAACATCCGCCAGATGGCGCTGGAAATGGGTGTCGAGAACGCGTTCGACTTCCCGGGCTTCGTGCCGGCCTATATCCGCCCGCTGTTCTGCGAAGGCAAGGGCCCGTTCCGCTGGGTCGCGCTGTCGGGCGATCCGGAAGACATCTACAAGACCGACCAGAAGGTGAAGGAGCTGATCCCCGACGATCCGCACCTGCACAACTGGCTCGACATGGCACGTGAGCGCATCGCGTTCCAGGGCCTGCCGGCGCGGATCTGCTGGGTCGGCGTGAAGGATCGCTATCGCCTCGGCCAGGCGTTCAACGAGATGGTCAAGAACGGCGAACTGAAGGCCCCGATCGTGATCGGCCGCGACCACCTCGACACCGGTTCGGTCGCGAGCCCGAACCGCGAGACGGAATCGATGAAGGACGGTTCGGACGCCGTGAGCGACTGGCCGCTGCTGAACGCGCTGCTGAACACCGCGGGCGGCGCATCGTGGGTGTCGCTGCACCATGGCGGCGGTGTCGGCATGGGCTTCTCGCAGCACTCGGGCGTCGTGATCGTCGCCGACGGTACCGCCGAAGCGCACGAGCGTCTCGGCCGCGTGCTGCTGAACGACCCGGCGACGGGCGTGATGCGCCATGCGGATGCCGGCTACGAACTCGCGCAGCAGACGGCCCGCGAAGCCGGCCTGAAGCTGCCGATGCTCGGCCGCTGA
- a CDS encoding aspartate aminotransferase family protein, with protein MTDRNEAFSPHSTAEYRALDAAHHIHPFSDMGALNRAGSRVIVKADGVYLWDSDGNKVIDGMAGLWCVNVGYGRKELADAAYRQIQELPFYNTFFKTTHPPVIELSAMLAEVTPKGFNHFFYCNSGSEGNDTVLRLVHQYWRVQGQPQKKYVISRKNGYHGSTIAGGTLGGMGYMHEQMPSKVEHIVHIDQPYFFGEAAAGETPEAFGLARAQQLEAKILELGAENVAAFIGEPFQGAGGVIFPPSTYWPEIQRICRKYDILLVADEVIGGFGRTGEWFAHQHFGFEPDLITMAKGLTSGYVPMGAVGIHERVARPIIDNGEFNHGLTYSGHPVAAAVAVANLKLLRDEGIVERVKNDIGPYFQRRLRDALGDHPIVGEISGAGLVAGVQLALDRNRRERFGANVDIGTICRDFCFNGNLIMRATGDRMLLSPPLVIREAEIDEIVDKAKRAFDATAQRVGRSA; from the coding sequence ATGACCGATCGAAACGAAGCCTTCTCACCGCATTCGACCGCCGAATACCGCGCGCTCGACGCCGCGCACCACATCCACCCGTTCTCGGACATGGGCGCGCTGAACCGCGCGGGCAGCCGCGTGATCGTGAAGGCCGACGGCGTCTACCTGTGGGACTCGGACGGCAACAAGGTCATCGACGGGATGGCCGGCCTCTGGTGCGTGAACGTCGGCTACGGCCGCAAGGAACTCGCCGACGCCGCGTATCGCCAGATCCAGGAACTGCCGTTCTACAACACCTTCTTCAAGACCACGCACCCGCCGGTGATCGAACTCTCCGCGATGCTCGCGGAAGTCACGCCGAAGGGCTTCAACCACTTCTTCTATTGCAACAGCGGCTCGGAAGGCAACGACACCGTGCTGCGCCTCGTGCACCAGTACTGGCGCGTGCAGGGCCAGCCGCAGAAGAAGTACGTGATCTCGCGCAAGAACGGCTACCACGGCTCGACGATCGCCGGCGGCACGCTCGGCGGGATGGGCTACATGCACGAGCAGATGCCGTCGAAGGTCGAGCACATCGTGCACATCGACCAGCCGTATTTCTTCGGCGAGGCGGCGGCCGGCGAAACGCCGGAAGCGTTCGGCCTGGCCCGCGCGCAGCAGCTCGAGGCGAAGATCCTCGAACTCGGCGCGGAAAACGTCGCGGCGTTCATCGGCGAGCCGTTCCAGGGCGCGGGCGGCGTGATCTTCCCGCCGTCGACGTACTGGCCGGAAATCCAGCGGATCTGCCGCAAGTACGACATCCTGCTGGTGGCCGACGAAGTGATCGGCGGGTTCGGGCGCACCGGCGAATGGTTCGCGCACCAGCACTTCGGCTTCGAGCCGGACCTGATCACGATGGCCAAGGGCCTCACGTCGGGCTACGTGCCGATGGGGGCCGTCGGCATTCACGAGCGGGTGGCGCGGCCGATCATCGACAACGGCGAATTCAACCACGGCCTCACGTACTCGGGCCACCCGGTGGCGGCAGCCGTCGCGGTCGCGAACCTGAAGCTGCTGCGCGACGAAGGGATCGTCGAGCGCGTGAAGAACGACATCGGGCCGTACTTCCAGCGCCGGCTGCGCGATGCGCTGGGCGACCATCCGATCGTCGGGGAGATTTCGGGAGCGGGGCTCGTGGCAGGCGTTCAGCTTGCGCTCGACCGGAACCGGCGCGAGCGGTTCGGTGCGAACGTCGATATCGGGACGATCTGCCGCGACTTCTGCTTCAACGGCAACCTGATCATGCGTGCGACCGGCGACCGGATGCTGCTGTCGCCGCCGCTCGTGATTCGCGAGGCGGAGATCGACGAGATCGTCGACAAGGCGAAACGTGCGTTCGATGCGACGGCGCAGCGGGTGGGGCGTTCCGCGTGA
- a CDS encoding glutamine synthetase family protein: MQPELSEFLRQHRITEVEAIIPDMAGIARGKIIPRNKFESGESMRLPQAVMVQTVTGDYPEDGTLTGVTDPDMVCVPDPSTICLIPWAVDPTAQVIHDCVHFDGSPVEISPRYVLRRVLDLYKAKGWQPVVAPELEFYLVDMNADPDLPLRPPVGRTGRAETGRQSYSIEAVNEFDSLFEDIYEYCEMQGLDIETLIHEVGAAQMEINFVHGDALSLADQVFLFKRTVREAALRHNMYATFMAKPMQDEPGSAMHIHQSLADARTGRNLFSGEDGAVSPMFHSYLAGLQKYTPALMPIFAPYINSYRRLSRFMAAPINVQWGYDNRTVGFRIPQSGASARRIENRIPGVDCNPYLAFAATLAAGYLGLSQQLAPTEPIASDGYNLPYQLPRNLEEGISLMAACTPLAGILGDKFVKAYLALKDTEYEAFFRVISSWERRHLLLHV, encoded by the coding sequence ATGCAACCCGAACTGAGCGAATTCCTGCGACAGCACCGCATCACCGAGGTCGAGGCGATCATTCCCGACATGGCCGGCATCGCGCGCGGCAAGATCATTCCGCGCAACAAGTTCGAATCCGGCGAATCGATGCGCTTGCCGCAGGCCGTGATGGTGCAGACCGTCACCGGCGACTATCCGGAGGACGGCACGCTGACCGGCGTGACCGACCCCGACATGGTGTGCGTGCCCGATCCGTCGACGATCTGCCTGATTCCGTGGGCCGTCGATCCGACCGCGCAGGTGATTCACGATTGCGTGCACTTCGACGGCTCGCCGGTCGAGATCTCGCCGCGCTACGTGCTACGCCGTGTGCTCGACCTGTACAAGGCGAAAGGCTGGCAGCCGGTCGTTGCGCCCGAGCTCGAGTTCTACCTGGTCGACATGAACGCCGATCCGGACCTGCCGCTGCGTCCGCCCGTTGGCCGCACCGGGCGCGCCGAAACCGGCCGGCAGTCGTATTCGATCGAGGCCGTCAACGAGTTCGATTCACTGTTCGAGGACATCTACGAATACTGCGAGATGCAGGGGCTCGATATCGAGACGCTGATCCATGAAGTCGGCGCCGCGCAGATGGAGATCAACTTCGTGCACGGCGATGCGCTGTCGCTGGCCGACCAGGTGTTCCTGTTCAAGCGCACGGTGCGCGAGGCCGCGTTGCGCCACAACATGTACGCGACCTTCATGGCGAAGCCGATGCAGGACGAGCCGGGCTCGGCGATGCACATCCACCAGAGCCTGGCCGACGCGCGCACGGGGCGCAACCTGTTCTCGGGCGAAGACGGCGCCGTGTCGCCGATGTTCCACAGCTATCTCGCGGGGCTGCAGAAGTACACGCCGGCGCTGATGCCGATCTTCGCGCCGTACATCAACTCGTATCGCCGCCTGTCGCGCTTCATGGCCGCGCCGATCAACGTGCAGTGGGGCTACGACAACCGCACGGTCGGCTTCCGCATCCCGCAGTCGGGCGCGTCGGCGCGCCGCATCGAGAACCGGATTCCGGGTGTCGACTGCAATCCGTACCTCGCGTTCGCGGCGACGCTCGCCGCCGGCTATCTCGGCTTGTCGCAGCAGCTCGCGCCGACCGAGCCGATCGCGTCGGACGGCTACAACCTGCCGTACCAGCTGCCGCGCAATCTCGAGGAGGGGATCTCGCTGATGGCGGCGTGCACGCCGCTCGCCGGCATTCTCGGCGACAAGTTCGTGAAGGCCTACCTGGCGCTGAAGGACACCGAATACGAAGCGTTTTTCCGCGTGATCAGCTCGTGGGAGCGCAGGCATCTGCTGCTGCACGTCTGA
- the hutG gene encoding N-formylglutamate deformylase — translation MTEQPAVFTLKQGTLPLLISIPHAGTYIPDDIAATMTADARFVDDCDWHLERLYGFAAGLGASILVPSHARYVVDLNRPPDNENLYPGQDTTGLVPVDTFDKVPLYPANALPGNDEIMRRRDRYWLPYHDALQGEVARLKREHGRVLVWEAHSIRSHVPRFFDGRLPDFNFGTSSGASAAPGLAEALAARVLEHGGYTAVANGRFKGGYITRHYGVPETGVEAVQLELSQITYMEETRPYAYDETRAARIVPLLQTLVETALAHR, via the coding sequence ATGACTGAACAACCGGCTGTATTCACGCTGAAGCAGGGCACGCTGCCGCTGCTGATCTCGATTCCGCACGCAGGCACGTACATCCCCGACGACATCGCCGCGACGATGACGGCCGACGCGCGTTTCGTCGACGATTGCGACTGGCATCTCGAACGGCTGTACGGCTTCGCGGCCGGCCTCGGCGCATCGATCCTCGTGCCGTCGCATGCGCGCTACGTCGTCGACCTGAACCGTCCGCCCGACAACGAGAACCTGTACCCGGGGCAGGACACGACGGGGCTCGTGCCGGTCGATACGTTCGACAAGGTGCCGCTGTATCCGGCGAACGCGCTGCCCGGCAACGACGAGATCATGCGTCGCCGCGATCGCTACTGGCTGCCGTATCACGACGCGCTGCAAGGCGAGGTCGCACGCCTGAAGCGCGAGCACGGCCGCGTGCTCGTGTGGGAAGCGCATTCGATCCGCTCGCACGTGCCGCGCTTCTTCGACGGCCGCCTGCCGGACTTCAACTTCGGCACGTCGAGCGGTGCAAGTGCCGCGCCGGGCCTGGCGGAGGCGCTCGCCGCGCGCGTGCTCGAACATGGCGGCTATACGGCCGTCGCGAACGGGCGCTTCAAGGGCGGCTACATCACGCGCCACTACGGCGTGCCCGAAACGGGCGTCGAGGCCGTGCAACTCGAGCTCTCGCAGATCACCTACATGGAAGAGACGCGCCCCTACGCGTACGACGAAACGCGTGCGGCGCGGATTGTGCCGCTATTGCAGACGCTCGTCGAAACCGCGCTCGCGCATCGCTGA
- a CDS encoding formimidoylglutamate deiminase: MTDTLLFADHAYLPDGWRRNVLLRWDAAGTLTGVTPDTDAPAGVARAAGPVLPGMPNLHSHAFQRAMAGLTEYRANPADSFWSWRDLMYRFALKITPDALAAIARWLYVEMLKCGYTSVCEFHYVHHAQDGSRYPQIAELGTRVVDAARSAGIGITMLPVSYQFAGFGNKPPRDDQRRFINTPDGLLELLDAMRRAAPEHGGLRYGVAPHSLRAVSENGLRVLLDGLPDDAPVHIHIAEQTAEVDDCVRAYGARPVQWLLDRFDVDARWCLVHATHVDASETAALAQRRAVAGLCLTTEANLGDGVFPAVDYLAQGGVIGVGSDSHASVDWRAELRLLEYGQRLVHRARNVLASDTQAHVADRLFDASLTGGAQASGRRVGALREGCRADWLVLDPDHPAIAEHDSTSWLSGIVFAEHGETPVLDVYTGGERVVSGRRHRDEAVAYADYRAALAQLLR; the protein is encoded by the coding sequence ATGACCGACACCCTGTTGTTCGCAGACCATGCGTACCTGCCCGACGGCTGGCGCCGTAACGTGCTGCTGCGCTGGGACGCGGCCGGCACGCTGACCGGCGTGACGCCCGACACCGACGCCCCGGCAGGCGTCGCGCGTGCGGCCGGGCCGGTGCTGCCCGGCATGCCGAACCTGCATTCGCACGCGTTCCAGCGCGCGATGGCGGGGCTCACCGAATACCGCGCGAATCCGGCCGACAGCTTCTGGAGCTGGCGCGACCTGATGTACCGCTTCGCGCTGAAGATCACGCCCGACGCGCTCGCCGCGATCGCGCGCTGGCTGTACGTCGAGATGCTCAAGTGCGGCTATACGTCGGTGTGCGAATTCCACTACGTGCATCACGCGCAGGACGGCTCGCGTTATCCGCAGATCGCGGAACTCGGCACGCGCGTGGTCGACGCTGCACGCTCGGCCGGCATCGGCATCACGATGCTGCCCGTGTCGTACCAGTTCGCCGGCTTCGGCAACAAGCCGCCGCGCGACGACCAGCGCCGCTTCATCAATACGCCCGACGGCCTGCTCGAGCTGCTCGACGCGATGCGTCGCGCGGCGCCGGAGCATGGCGGGCTGCGCTACGGCGTCGCGCCGCACTCGCTGCGGGCGGTGTCCGAGAACGGGTTGCGCGTGCTGCTCGACGGGCTGCCCGACGACGCGCCCGTGCATATCCATATCGCCGAGCAGACGGCCGAAGTCGACGACTGCGTGCGTGCCTACGGCGCGCGCCCCGTGCAATGGCTGCTCGATCGCTTCGATGTCGACGCACGCTGGTGTCTCGTGCACGCGACGCACGTCGACGCGTCCGAAACGGCCGCGCTCGCGCAGCGTCGCGCGGTCGCCGGCCTGTGCCTGACGACCGAGGCAAACCTCGGCGACGGCGTGTTCCCGGCCGTCGACTATCTCGCGCAAGGCGGCGTGATCGGCGTCGGCTCGGACAGCCACGCGTCGGTCGACTGGCGTGCCGAGCTGCGCCTGCTCGAATACGGGCAACGGCTCGTGCACCGCGCGCGCAACGTGCTGGCGAGCGACACGCAGGCGCATGTCGCCGATCGCCTGTTCGACGCGTCGCTCACGGGCGGCGCGCAGGCCAGCGGGCGGCGCGTCGGTGCGCTGCGCGAAGGGTGCCGCGCCGACTGGCTCGTCCTCGATCCCGATCATCCGGCGATCGCCGAACACGACAGCACGTCGTGGTTGTCGGGTATCGTGTTCGCGGAGCACGGCGAGACGCCGGTGCTCGACGTCTACACGGGCGGCGAGCGCGTCGTGAGCGGCCGCCGCCATCGCGACGAAGCCGTCGCGTATGCCGACTACCGCGCCGCGCTGGCGCAACTGCTGCGCTGA
- a CDS encoding HutD family protein, translating into MTALHQAPANATLAAAVIRAADLVASPWKNGGGVTREIAAFSPTGTSFGAPPGAALDAFAWRVSVADVGTDGPFSRFDGVDRTLVLLSGAGMTLAEEGGARHVLDAPLARADFAGEAAIDATLHDGATRDFNLMTRRSAARGTLDVWRAGAHRIGHADTVLLFCATGEVAVEIDGTRYTLEEMDTLRLDGPRRAFDVVVSGSGALLAVSLAIGERD; encoded by the coding sequence ATGACGGCGCTCCACCAGGCGCCGGCGAACGCGACGCTGGCCGCCGCGGTGATCCGCGCAGCGGATCTCGTCGCGTCGCCATGGAAGAACGGCGGCGGCGTGACGCGCGAAATCGCGGCGTTTTCCCCTACGGGGACTTCCTTCGGGGCGCCGCCGGGCGCCGCGCTCGACGCGTTCGCGTGGCGCGTGAGCGTCGCGGACGTCGGCACGGACGGCCCGTTCTCGCGTTTCGACGGCGTCGACCGCACGCTCGTGCTGCTGTCCGGCGCGGGCATGACGCTCGCCGAGGAAGGCGGCGCACGCCACGTGCTCGACGCACCGCTGGCCCGCGCGGATTTCGCGGGCGAGGCGGCGATCGACGCGACGCTGCACGACGGCGCGACGCGCGACTTCAACCTGATGACGCGCCGTTCGGCCGCGCGCGGCACGCTCGACGTGTGGCGCGCAGGCGCGCACCGCATCGGGCACGCCGATACCGTGCTGTTGTTTTGCGCGACCGGCGAGGTCGCCGTTGAAATCGACGGCACGCGCTACACATTGGAAGAAATGGACACGTTGCGGCTCGACGGGCCGCGGCGTGCGTTTGACGTCGTCGTGAGCGGTAGCGGCGCGTTGCTCGCCGTGTCGCTCGCCATCGGCGAACGAGACTGA
- a CDS encoding gamma-glutamyl-gamma-aminobutyrate hydrolase family protein: MRARPIVAVTADRILRGAHPNHTAGEKYLAALVDGAGVLAFVLPALGARQPADAIVEAVDGLLLTGSYSNVEPHHYGGAASAPDTLHDPARDATALPLIRAAIDAGVPVLAICRGMQELNVAYGGTLHQRLHATTGFDDHRERPADPLERQYGPAHVVQFAPGGLLQRIAHGAPEATVNSLHDQGIAQLGAGLVVEASAPDGLVEAVSVRGARAFALGVQWHPEWRYAEQPLSRDIFAAFGAACRARMTHRIHAAGGAMPSPAASDVD, encoded by the coding sequence ATGCGTGCGCGACCGATCGTAGCCGTGACCGCCGACCGCATCCTGCGCGGTGCACATCCGAACCACACGGCGGGGGAGAAGTACCTGGCCGCGCTCGTCGACGGCGCGGGCGTGCTTGCCTTCGTGCTGCCCGCGCTCGGCGCGCGCCAGCCGGCCGATGCGATCGTCGAGGCGGTCGACGGGTTGCTGTTGACCGGCAGTTATTCGAACGTCGAGCCGCATCATTACGGCGGTGCCGCGAGCGCGCCCGACACGCTGCACGATCCCGCGCGCGATGCGACCGCGCTGCCGCTGATCCGCGCGGCGATCGACGCGGGCGTACCCGTACTCGCGATCTGTCGCGGCATGCAGGAGCTGAACGTTGCCTACGGCGGCACGCTGCATCAGCGGCTGCACGCGACGACCGGCTTCGACGATCACCGCGAGCGGCCGGCCGATCCGCTCGAACGGCAGTACGGCCCCGCGCACGTCGTGCAGTTCGCGCCGGGCGGCCTGCTGCAGCGGATCGCGCACGGCGCACCTGAAGCGACGGTCAATTCGCTGCACGACCAGGGCATCGCGCAGCTCGGCGCGGGGCTCGTCGTCGAAGCCAGCGCGCCCGACGGGCTGGTCGAGGCCGTCAGCGTGCGCGGCGCGCGTGCGTTCGCGCTCGGCGTGCAGTGGCATCCCGAATGGCGCTACGCGGAACAGCCACTGTCGCGCGATATCTTCGCGGCATTCGGCGCGGCGTGCCGCGCGCGCATGACCCATCGCATTCATGCGGCCGGCGGCGCGATGCCGTCGCCGGCCGCATCCGACGTCGACTGA
- the hutI gene encoding imidazolonepropionase: MKPTVWHHLRLCPRGHPDETIDDAAIAVDETGTIAWLGAMSALPHGYAHWRREDLHGAWVTPGLVDCHTHLVYGGTRADEFAQRLAGVSYEEIARQGGGIVSTVRATRAADETTLFVQAAARLQPLLAEGVTAIEIKSGYGLDLASERKMLRVARQLGERFPVTVYTTFLGAHALPPEYAGRADEYIDEVCDRMLPALADEGLVDAVDVFCERIGFSLAQTERVFEAATRRGLPVKLHAEQLSNAGGTALAARYRALSADHLEFLDEAGIEAMKAAGTVAVLLPGAYYFIRETQLPPIELLRKHGVPIALATDHNPGTSPLESLLLTLNMGCTLFRMTVPEVLQGVTRHAAAALGRADRHGALEVGRQADFAAWSVGSLAELAYWIGRPLCEQVVRGGTTVFRRMNG, from the coding sequence ATGAAACCGACTGTCTGGCATCACCTGAGGCTGTGTCCGCGCGGCCATCCTGACGAGACGATCGACGACGCGGCGATCGCCGTCGACGAAACCGGCACGATCGCCTGGCTTGGCGCGATGTCCGCGCTGCCGCACGGTTATGCCCACTGGCGGCGCGAGGATCTGCACGGCGCGTGGGTGACGCCGGGCCTCGTCGACTGCCATACGCACCTCGTATACGGCGGCACGCGTGCCGACGAATTCGCGCAGCGCCTCGCGGGCGTCAGCTACGAGGAGATCGCGCGGCAGGGCGGCGGGATCGTGTCGACGGTGCGCGCGACGCGCGCGGCCGACGAGACGACGCTGTTCGTGCAGGCCGCCGCGCGGCTGCAGCCGCTGCTGGCCGAAGGCGTGACCGCGATCGAGATCAAGTCGGGCTACGGGCTCGACCTCGCGAGCGAACGCAAGATGCTGCGCGTCGCGCGCCAGCTCGGCGAGCGCTTCCCGGTCACGGTCTACACGACGTTCCTCGGCGCGCATGCGCTGCCGCCGGAATATGCGGGCCGCGCGGACGAATACATCGACGAAGTGTGCGACCGGATGCTGCCGGCACTGGCCGACGAGGGGCTCGTCGACGCGGTCGACGTGTTCTGCGAACGCATCGGCTTTTCGCTCGCCCAGACCGAGCGCGTGTTCGAAGCCGCGACGCGGCGCGGGCTGCCCGTGAAGCTGCATGCGGAGCAACTGTCGAACGCGGGCGGCACGGCGCTCGCCGCCCGCTATCGGGCACTGTCCGCCGACCACCTCGAATTCCTCGACGAAGCCGGCATCGAGGCGATGAAGGCGGCCGGCACGGTCGCCGTGCTGCTGCCCGGCGCGTACTACTTCATCCGCGAGACGCAACTGCCGCCGATCGAGCTGCTGCGCAAGCACGGCGTGCCGATCGCGCTCGCGACCGATCACAACCCCGGCACGTCGCCGCTCGAATCGCTGCTGCTGACGCTAAACATGGGCTGCACGCTGTTCCGCATGACGGTGCCCGAAGTGCTGCAGGGCGTGACGCGCCATGCGGCCGCGGCGCTCGGTCGCGCGGATCGCCACGGCGCGCTCGAGGTCGGTCGCCAGGCCGACTTCGCCGCATGGTCGGTCGGCTCGCTGGCGGAGCTCGCCTACTGGATCGGCCGGCCGCTGTGCGAGCAGGTCGTACGCGGCGGCACGACCGTGTTTCGCCGGATGAATGGATAG